A portion of the Pseudopipra pipra isolate bDixPip1 chromosome 1, bDixPip1.hap1, whole genome shotgun sequence genome contains these proteins:
- the EOMES gene encoding eomesodermin homolog, producing the protein MQLGEPLLAAAGTLPGAPFYPLEGGGRGAAAGAGPGAGTGAGGGSRGPPGPGSPPRLDLDKMPKKFGAAPAILSEAEAVEPPFAAPKPDGRKATPCGDEELPPAAAARYSMDSLSPERYYLQSPGPPAAELGGPCALFPYPPAAQHGAVYQPPGGPRYPYGSVLSPGGFAGAVCPPGGRAQFGGGGGYQYGQATAGGPLYGPYPAASGSCGGLGALGVPAGGPGLRAQVFLCNRPLWLKFHRHQTEMIITKQGRRMFPFLSFNITGLNPTAHYNVFVEVVLADPNHWRFQGGKWVTCGKADNNMQGNKVYVHPESPNTGAHWMRQEISFGKLKLTNNKGANNNNAQMIVLQSLHKYQPRLHIVEVTEDGVEDLNDSSKTQTFVFPETQFIAVTAYQNTDITQLKIDHNPFAKGFRDNYDSMYTASENDRLTPSPTDSPRSHQIVPGTRYSMQPFFQEQFVNNLPPARFYNGERTVPQTNGLLSPQQNEEVASPPQRWFVTPVQQPSANKLDMNSYETEYSHSTLLPYGIKSLPLQTSHALGYYPDPTFPSMAGWGSRGSYQRKITTGLPWTSRTSPPGFSEDQLSKEKVKEEIGSSWIETPPSIKSLDSNDSGVYTGACKRRRLSPSTSSNENSPTMKCEDINAEDYSKDTSKGMGYYAFYSSS; encoded by the exons ATGCAGCTGGGTGAGCCGCTgctggcggcggcggggacACTGCCGGGTGCCCCCTTTTACCCGCTGGAGGGCGGGGGGCGCGGCGCCGCCGCGGGAGCGGGACCTGGAGCTGGGACGGGCGCTGGCGGCGGCTCCCGCGGGCCACCGGGGCCGGGTTCGCCGCCGCGCCTCGACCTGGACAAGATGCCCAAGAAGTTCGGGGCGGCCCCCGCCATCCTGAGCGAGGCGGAGGCGGTCGAGCCGCCCTTCGCCGCCCCCAAGCCGGACGGCCGCAAGGCCACCCCGTGCGGGGACGAGGAGCTgcccccggccgccgccgcccgctaCTCCATGGACAGCCTGAGCCCCGAGCGCTACTACCTGCAGTCCCCCGGGCCGCCCGCGGCCGAGCTGGGGGGGCCCTGCGCCCTCTTCCCGTACCCGCCGGCGGCGCAGCACGGCGCCGTGTACCAGCCGCCCGGCGGGCCGCGCTACCCCTACGGCTCGGTGCTGTCGCCGGGCGGCTTCGCGGGCGCCGTGTGCCCGCCCGGCGGCCGGGCGCAGttcggcggcggcggcgggtaCCAGTACGGGCAGGCGACGGCCGGCGGACCCCTCTACGGCCCCTACCCGGCAGCGTCGGGCTCCTGTGGCGGGCTCGGGGCGCTGGGGGTGCCGGCCGGCGGCCCGGGGCTGCGGGCCCAGGTCTTCCTCTGCAACCGACCCCTCTGGCTCAAGTTCCACCGGCACCAGACGGAGATGATCATCACCAAGCAGGGCCG GAGGATGTTTCCCTTCCTGAGCTTCAACATCACTGGCCTCAACCCCACGGCCCACTACAACGTTTTCGTGGAGGTGGTCTTGGCGGACCCCAACCACTGGCGTTTCCAGGGAGGCAAGTGGGTGACCTGCGGCAAAGCCGACAACAACATGCAAG GCAACAAGGTCTACGTTCACCCCGAGTCGCCCAACACCGGGGCTCACTGGATGAGGCAGGAGATTTCTTTCGGGAAGTTGAAGCTGACGAACAATAAAGGCGCTAACAACAACAACGCGCAG ATGATAGTACTTCAGTCTCTACACAAGTATCAGCCCCGGCTTCACATTGTGGAAGTGACTGAAGATGGTGTTGAAGATCTGAATGATTCCTCAAAGACTCAAACATTTGTTTTCCCTGAAACACAGTTCATAGCAGTTACAGCATATCAAAACACTGAT ATTACACAGCTCAAAATTGACCATAACCCTTTTGCAAAAGGCTTCAGAGACAACTATGACTC CATGTACACAGCTTCAGAAAATGACAGATTAACTCCATCTCCCACGGATTCTCCTAGATCCCACCAGATTGTCCCTGGCACCCGATACAGTATGCAGCCGTTCTTCCAAGAACAGTTTGTCAACAACCTGCCCCCAGCCAGGTTTTACAACGGTGAGAGAACCGTTCCTCAGACGAATGGGTTGCTGTCCCCGCAGCAGAACGAGGAGGTGGCCAGCCCTCCTCAGCGGTGGTTTGTGACGCCTGTACAGCAGCCCAGTGCCAACAAATTGGACATGAACTCCTATGAGACAGAGTATTCTCATAGCACCTTGCTCCCTTATGGCATTAAATCCCTCCCCCTTCAGACATCCCATGCACTGGGATACTACCCAGACCCGACATTTCCATCCATGgcaggctgggggagcaggggctctTACCAGCGAAAAATCACAACAGGATTACCTTGGACCTCAAGAACAAGTCCTCCAGGATTCTCTGAAGATCAGCTTTCCAAGGAGAAGGTGAAAGAAGAAATTGGCTCATCCTGGATAGAGACTCCACCCTCCATAAAGTCTTTAGATTCAAATGATTCTGGGGTCTACACAGGCGCTTGTAAGAGAAGACGGCTTTCCCCTAGCACTTCCAGCAATGAAAATTCCCCAACGATGAAATGTGAGGACATTAATGCTGAGGACTATAGCAAAGACACTTCAAAAGGCATGGGCTACTATGCGTTCTATAGTAGTTCTTAA